The Armatimonadota bacterium genome contains the following window.
GCGACGACGACCAGGATCACGGGGATCAACCAAGCAACGGCGACCAGGTCGCGTGCAGGCCTGTGGGCACGGGCCAGATGGCGTGCACCGATGCCCGCGAGGAGTGCGAACGGAAACAAAAGCGGCACGTATGCCGCGGCCGGGCCGGTGTTGCGCGAGACGTACGTCATCAAGCCGAACAGATACCCTCCGAACGTATGCGAGCCGGCGACCTCCAGAAGGTAGGTCGGCCATAGGCCCACCCGCCACGGAAACGGGGGCACCCGTGGAGACCCAAGCACGAAGAAGACCCACGGCAGGTAGGTCACCACGGCCACCGCAGCCGACAGCACGGCGCCCCGCAAATGCGCCCTCGCACGGAATACGACCCACAGCGCGTGGGCGGGCAGCAGGAGGAATGAGTAGTAGCTCGTGTATGCCATCGCCGCCACGCACCCACCGTAGGCGATCCACACAGCCCAGCCGGCTCCCTGTGAGGCACGCCACAGCAGCCACGTGGACAACAACGCCAGCGCGGAGAGCGGAGCGTACATCCGCAATTCGTTCGACGCCACGATCTGGAACGGGTTGACCGCGACCAGCAGGGCACCGAGCACGCCGGTTAGGGGCGAGAACAGGGCGCGGCCGGCCAACCACGTCAGCAGGACCGCGCCCAGCCCGAAGACCGCCGACAGCGCGCGCACAGCCGCCAGATCGTCCCCGACCACGCGCAGCCACGCGGAGAGGAGGGCATAGTACCCCACCGGGTGGGGTTCGCCCGAGCGTAGCGCCGCCAGGATCTCGGGCAATGCGCGACGCGCCAAATGGAGGCTGAACCCCTCGTCGTACCAGAGCGATCGGGTTCCCAGCAGCTCCAGCCGCAGCGTGGCAGCCAGTCCGAGTACAACGGCGACCCCCGCGGCTTCCGCCAGGACACCCAGACGTCCCGTGTCGGGCACCGTCTGGGCCGGCTCCGGAAGGTGTGCAGCGACCCTGCGGGAGATTCGCACCCCCGATTGGGAGCCTGCGCCCACCGGCCGTCGGGCCGACGTCATCGTCGGGTAAACAGCGTGATGCGGACGTCTTCGAAGTCGCCGAACTCGGCCACCCTGTGCGTGCGGCTCGCGCGTCGCAGCGTGGCTTCAAAGCCTCCCGGCGGTATGGGCCAACGCGTCACCAACCACACCCGGTCGAAGGCAACCGCCAGGCGATCCGTGGCCTCCGCCGCCTCCGTCGCCCGGGGGTCTTGCCGGTCGGTCGGGAGCACCACCCAGGCCGCCCGATCGCCCGGCAGGTAGTAGCCCAGCGGCACTTCGGTGTGTCTGGGATATACGGCTACGACGTCACCGGGGCGGATCCTGGACTCCAGGAACGCCGCCGCTGCCTTCCAGTCACCGGCTCCCCGGGTCGGACGGGCCGAAAAGTCAGCCAACGACCCCAGCGACAGCGCCAGGACGACGCCGAACAGTCCAGCGAGCACCGCACCCGGCAGGCGGCGGGCAGTCACGCCGCTCGCGACGACCGAC
Protein-coding sequences here:
- a CDS encoding glycosyltransferase family 39 protein; translation: MPDTGRLGVLAEAAGVAVVLGLAATLRLELLGTRSLWYDEGFSLHLARRALPEILAALRSGEPHPVGYYALLSAWLRVVGDDLAAVRALSAVFGLGAVLLTWLAGRALFSPLTGVLGALLVAVNPFQIVASNELRMYAPLSALALLSTWLLWRASQGAGWAVWIAYGGCVAAMAYTSYYSFLLLPAHALWVVFRARAHLRGAVLSAAVAVVTYLPWVFFVLGSPRVPPFPWRVGLWPTYLLEVAGSHTFGGYLFGLMTYVSRNTGPAAAYVPLLFPFALLAGIGARHLARAHRPARDLVAVAWLIPVILVVVA